From the Haladaptatus sp. DJG-WS-42 genome, the window GGCCAGAAACTCGCCACGAGCGAGTTCGCTGACGTCATCGTCGAAGAAATCGAAAAACTGGCGTAAGCCAGTTTTTCGTCCCCTCGAACCGCGTTCGAGGAAAATCGAGAAGCTCGCGTAAGCTCGCAGCACCTACGTTTTCTTTTTTCTCACTGGTGAGCCGACGGTGTACCTTTCAAAGCCTGGTTTCTGGGCAATTCGAAGACGGCTGCCGACGGCACTGGGCAGCTTGTGAAAATGCGCATCGCTCGGCGACTGACTCAGTCTTCCATCCACGGCACGTCGAGGCGCGGCGGGCTGAAGATGTCGAGGCCATCGACGGGCACGTCGCCGCGATTTTCTGCGGCGTGGGGTTCGCCGCCGGGGACGACGTAGGATTCACCCGCCGAAACAGAGATTTCTTCGCCATCGACGAGGAAGATGAGCGTCCCCTTCGTCACGTAGCCCGTCTGCTCGTGGGGATGGCTGTGTTCCGGGACTTTCGCGCCAGGTTCGATGTGGAAGTGCTGGACACTCATTTTCTCGCCGGCGGCGAGTTGGGCGAGGTGCACACCGTCGATGGCTTCGACTACGTCGCTGTCTGAAAGGGAGACTGCGTCCATGTGCGTGAGACGATAGCAACCCACAAAAGCATGGCCCTGGGCGGTGGATTCAACTCCCCGCACCGAGTGTGTGTTCGTATGTATGCGGTCGTCGGCTGTAGCAACTGTGGCGCGCTGAAAGTCGTCGAGGGACGCCCGAAGACGACGAACTGTACGAGCTGTGGCAAGCGCCTTCGCTACAAGAAACTGAAGAAATTTATTACGACCGACGACGCGAACGAAGCGCGCCAACACCGCGCGCAGATGCTCGCAAACCGGCAGGGCGAATCCGAGGCGTTCGCCAACGTCGATTCCTTCGGTGAGATGGAATCATATACGGGCGAGTCAATGATTTCAGACGAGGAGTACCTCGAAGGCTCGGGACTTGACGCCGCAGAAATCACGGCGGCGGGCAAGCAGGCGACCGCAAACCACGAGACCATGAGCAAGAAAGACACCGTACTCGCGGCGCTTGCGGAACTCGATTCACCCACGGAAACTGACGTGGTCAAGTTTGCCGAACAGCGTGGGGTCTCACGGGGCTATGTCGAGACGGCGCTTACCAGACTCGTACAGGCCGGAGAAGTGAGTGAAAGTCGGGGCGTCTATCGGTTGTTATAGCTGGCCAACCGCCTGCCAGATGGTGACGGCCGTTGCGATGATGCCAAGCAGGAGCTTCAGCAGGCGCAACAGGCGATAGGCGCGCGATGCCGCTGGCTGGTCGGAACAGGAATCGGTCATTTTCGTACCTCTGTGGAAACGCCCGCTGGTGCTCGCCAGCGGGCGCTATTATTCCAATTTCGAGCACGGTACAATAAACGGGAGCCGTAAGCAGGGTGAAAGTGAAACTGGTTATCGGCCTAACTCGGCATGTGCCGAAGACAGGTGTCTCGACGCCAGTGCCGACAGAAGCGAGAGTTCGCCAGCGAGTGCGCCGGTGGCTATCACTTCCGCCAAGGCGTCTGCGTTCGCACCCGCCGGGTCGCCGCCGCCGCGAAGCCCGAGCACGGAGAGCCCTTCTGCCTGCGTCGGGAGCTTCGTCCCGCCGCCAACGGTACCGACTTCGAGGCTGGCGAGGCTGATGCTCGCGTACAGTTCGTCCTCGCGGGCTTCCGCGGTGACAATCGCATTCGACCCTTCGACAACCTGTGCGGCGTCCTGGCCAGTAGCGAGGAACATCGCGGCCACGGTGTTCGCGGCGTGGGCGTTGAAGCCGAGACTACCAGCTTTCGCGCTTCCCACCAGATTCTTCCGGGTGTTGACCTCCGCTATCGCTTCTGGCGTGGTCTTGAATCGTTCTTCGACGAGTTCACGCGGAATGCGAACGTCGGCGACAACGGTGCGACCGCGGCCCTCGATGGCGTTGATGGCAGCGGGTTTCTTGTCCGTACAGAGGTTCCCCGAGAGCGCGACGAGGGAGGCTGGCGTTTCTTCTTCCACGATGGCGCTCGCGGCTTCGGTGGCGATGGTCGCCATGTTCATCCCCATCGCGTCTTTCGTGTCGTAGCCAAAGCGCAGGAAGACGTTGTCGCCGACGACGTAGGGCGTCACGTCAAGGAGTTCGCCGTGGCTCGTCGTCTCCTCTGCGGCTTCCTTCAACTTGTCCGTGTTCGCGCGGACCCATTCGACGACTTCGACGGATTCGGCCACGTCCTGCACCCGAAACACGGGGGCGCGGGTCATCTTCGACTTGATGACGCGGGCGGTCGAACCGCCTGCGGCGCGGATGGCGGAGAGTCCGCGGTTCACGCTCGCGAGCAGTGCGCCTTCGGTCGTCGCAAGTGGAAGGTAGAACGTTCCTTCTGCTTCGCCTCCGTGGATTGGCACGGGGCCCGCAACCCCGAGAGGAACCTGAATCGCGCCGACCATGTTCTCGATGGCCGAGGCCGCGTCTGCGGCGTCGAAGGCGTACTCGCCTGCCACAGAGAGGTCTGCGCCGGTTTCTTCTTCGACGTACAGGCGGCGGGCGGCGGCAGCCGTGTCCGCGTCTGCGTGCTGTTCGAGTTCGTGAAGCCGAATATCTCCGTCGCGGACGCGGGCGACGAGGTCGGCAGGCTCGGTCATGTTCCTGCCATGACGGGCCGGGCGCGTAACGATTGCGCTTCGCCCGTAGGCTTTTGTCGGCCGAACCTGTCATCGAAGCTATGCCATCCGGCGTGACCGTTCGTGCGGCAGCGTCCGAAGACGTGAGCGCAATCAAGCGTGTCGCGCGGGCAGCCTACGAAGCCGCCTACATGGAGATTATCGGACAACGAGAGATTGACGCGGCGATGACGGCATGGTACAACGACGAGAGGCTCCACGACGCGATTGTGAATCAGGAGACCGCGTACTTCGTCGCTGAAGCCGACGAGGTGGTTGGCTACGCCTCCGGCGGTGGAACAGACGAACTCGGTGAAGGAGAACTCTACAACATCTACGTCCATCCGGAATGGTGGGGCGAGGGCGTCGGCACCCAGTTGCTCTCTGCCATTGAAAATGAACTCACTGCCCGCGGTGTGTCGAGGTTGCAACTCCAAGTGTTCACAGAAAACGACGGGGCACGACGCTTCTACGAAGCGCGCGGATTCACGCGCGTCGGCGAAAAGGAGACCGACCTCTTTACCGGGACGACGACGGGAATTGTCGTGTACGCAAAGGCCCTCTCCTAGCCCGACTTTTTATCGCCACGGCCACAGAACAGGGGGTATGACCGAGGCCGCCGACCGCATCCTGCTAAACGCGGAGGTTCACACGCTCACCGACCCGGACGAAGTTGCAGACGGCGTCGCCATCCGCGACGGGCGCATCGTCCGCATCGACCGCGCCTACGAACTCGACTTTCTGGCTGGCACAGAGACAGAGATTATCGACCTTGACGGCAGCATTGTTCTCCCCGGGTTTATCGACGCGCACACGCATCTGAACATGGTTGGTCGTCGCCTCGTCCACGCCGACTTAGCCGATGCGAATGGCCCCGTTGACTGCCTCTCTCTGCTCACGGAATCCGCGCGCGAGTCGGGCTGGATTCTTGGCTACGGCTACGACGAAAGCGAGTGGGACGACGCCCGTTACCTTACCCGCGAGGACTTAGACGAAGTGAGTACCGACCGACCCGTGGCCGCCTTCCGCGAAGACCTCCACGTCGCCTCGCTCAACTCCGTCGCGCTCGACCAGTTCCTCGATGCCATGCCAGACGAGGACGTTCTCGCAGCGGGCGGCGAGCCAACTGGCGTCGTGGTCGAATCGGCGCTCGACGTGATTTTCGAGGCCACGGAACCCGACGCTGCAGAGATGCGCGACTTGCTGACGGCGGCCCAGCGCCACGCAAATGCCCGCGGCGTCACGGGCGTCCACGACATGGTTCGCAATTCGACCGCGCCCGAGGTGTTCCGCGACCTTGATTTGGAAAATGAACTCACCCTACGCGTCCGCCTCAACTACTGGTCTGACCATCTCGATGCGGCCGTAGAAACCGGCCTCCGGACGAATCACGGCTCTGCGATGGTTGAGACGGGAGCCATCAAGTCCTACACCGACGGCAGTTTCGGCGGGCGCACCGCGAAGCTGTCAACCCCCTATGCCGACGCCGACACGACTGGTCAGTGGGTCGTCACCCCGGAAGAACTCGACACCGTCGTCGGCATCGCAGACCGTGCTGGCTTCCAAGCCTGCGCCCACGCGATTGGCGACGAGGCGATTACTGCGGTTCTCGACGCCTACGAAGAACAGACAGCAGACCCAGAAGCCGCCCGCCACCGCGTCGAGCACGCGGAGCTGCTCACCGACGAGCACATCGAGCGGTTCGCGGAGTTGGGCGTCGTCGCCTCCGTCCAGCCGAACTTCCTGCGTTGGGCCGACGAGAGCGGCCTCTACGACGCCCGACTCGGCGAGCAACGCCGCCGCCAATCAAACCGCTACGCCGACTTGCTGGACGCGGGCGTCCCCCTCGCCTTCGGCTCAGATTGTATGCCCCTCGACCCACTCTTTGGCATCCACCACGCCGTGAACGCACCCGACCCCACCCAGCGCATCTCGGTGACTGATGCACTGCGCGCCTACACGGCGGGCGCGGCCTACGCCGGGTTTGCCGAAGACCGACGCGGAACCATCGAGAAGGGGAAGCAAGCAGACCTCGTCGTGCTCGACCGGTCGCCGTGGGAGCACGCAGACGCAATCGAGGACATCGACGTGACGATGACGCTTGTTGGCGGAGAAGTCGTCTACGACGGGCGGTAGAAAATTAGTTCAACAGCGATTCGCCGGTCATCTTCTCGGGCTTTTCGATACCGATGAGTGAGAGGAGCGTCGGCGCGATGTTCGCAAGCGTGCCGTCTGCGATGACGGTACGGCCGCCGTCGGTGTTTTCTGGCGTGAGATAGATGAGCGGCACCGGGTTCAGCGTGTGTGCCGTGTCCGGGTTTTCGGGGGTGCCCATGTCATCTGCGTTGCCGTGGTCTGCGGTGATGAGGACGTGCCCGCCCGCCTGCTGGACAGCAGCGACGAGGCGACCGAGTTGTGCATCAACGGCTTCGACCGCCTTCACGGCGGCGTCGTAGTCGCCAGTGTGCCCGACCATGTCGGGATTCGCGTAGTTGCAGACGAGCACGTCTGGGTCGTCGGTTTTGATGACCGAGAGCGCCGTATCCGTGACTTCTTTCGCGCTCATTTCGGGTTGCAGGTCGTAGGTCGGAACGTCCGGACTCTGGATGATTTTCCGAATCTCGCCGTCGAATTCGACTTCGCGCCCGCCGTTCAGGAAGTAGGTGACGTGGGCGTACTTCTCCGATTCCGCGAGGCGAAGTTGGGTGAGCCCTGCCGCAGACACGACCGCTCCGAGGGTGTCTTTGGGCTGGTTGGGCGGGAACGCCACGGGGACAGGGAACGTCTTGTCGTACTGCGTCATCGTGACGAGATACGTCTCCGGCGGGTGGGTCTCGAAATCCCATTCGGGGCGGATGTCCGCGAGCATGCGGGTGAGCTGGCGGCCGCGGTCTGAGCGGAAGTTGAAGAAGATGACCGCGTCGCCGTCTTCGAGGGCCGGGCCGCCCTCAATGAGCGTTGGCTCCACGAACTCGTCTGTATCACCGCGCTCGTAAGACGCTTCGACCGCCTCAACGGCGGAGGCGGCGGTGTACGGCGCGTCTCGGTTCACGATGGCGTCGTAGGCGCGGCGAGTGCGCTCCCAGTTCTGGTCGCGGTCCATCGCGTAGTAGCGCCCGGTGACGGTTGCCACGTTCCCAGTTCCCGCGTTTGTGGCGTGCGCTTCGAGGTCGGTGAGGAACTGTTGGCCCCCTCTCGGCGCGGTGTCACGGCCGTCGGTGAAGGCGTGGGTCACGGCGTCGATATCCCGATCTGCGGCGATGTCGATGAGCGCGTGGAGGTGACTCTGGGCAGAGTGGACGCCCCCGTCGGAGACGAGTCCCATGAAGTGGACGCGGCCGCCCGACGCCTCGGCGTGGTCGAACGCGTCCTGAATCGCGTCGTTCGTGGCGAACGAACCGTCGGCGATGGCGTCTTCGATGCGGGTGAACTCCTGCATGACGACGCGGCCTGCGCCGATGTTGAGGTGGCCGACTTCGCTGTTCCCCATCTGCCCTTCGGGGAGGCCAACGCGACGGCCGGAGACGGTCAGTTCGCCGTACGCGCCCGCTTCCGTGAGGCGGTCGAAATTCGGCGTGTCCGCGCCTTTCACCGCATCCAGCCGGTCGTGGCTCCCGAGTCCCCACCCGTCTAAAATGATGAGCGCCGCTTTCATGTGCGTGGAATTTTCGGCCACGGTAAATAGCGTGCTGGTCGGCGAAGGACTAACCTGTCGGCTGTCGTAGCCGTTCGTATGCTGGAGGTCCGTGGGTGTTAGTCGAAATACTGCTCTTTCTTGGTGGCCTCGCGCTGCTCGTTTACGGCGCGTCGCGCGCCGTCGGTGAGGCAAGTAACCTCGCACTGTACTACGGCGTCACGCCGTTTTTCATCGGCGTGACGGTCATTTCAATTGGGACGTCAGTACCAGAAATGGTCACCTCCGTCCTCGGGGCACGACTCGGCGCGGGCGACATCGTCGTCGGGAACATCGTCGGCTCAGAAACCTCCCAAATCACCCTCGCCATCGGCATCGTTGCGTTGGTCGCCCCCGTCGTCGCCACCCGCCGCGAGGTGCTCGTGTACGGCGGCGGCATGGTGCTTTCTATGGTCATCATGATGCTCGCGCTTGACGACGGGGCGCTCACCTTCTCAGAAGGCGTGTTGATGATGCTCGCCTACGTCGAGTTCATCTACATCCTCTATACGAACGCGGGCGGCGAGGAGATAGCAGAAGAAACCGTCGAACGACAGACACCCCGCGAAACTGTCCCGTGGATTGTGGTTGGGCTTATTTTCGTCGTCGTGGGCGGGCAGCTGATGGTCACGAACGCGATTTCGCTCGCCCGCCTCTTTGGTATCTCTGAGTACTTGATTGGCCTGCTCACCGGCCTCGGGACGACCGCGCCGGAAATCGCGGTTGCGGGCATCGCCGCCTACCGTGGCAACGGCGGGATTTCGGTGGGTGCGTTGCTCGGGAGCAACATCACCGACCCCGTGTTCTCCCTCGGCGTTGGCGCGCTCGTTGCAGACGTGGTCGTCGATACGGCGGCGATTTCAACCTCGCTCACCTACATGCTCGGTGTCTCGATTCTCGTCCTCGCGCTCATGTACTGGCGGCGCGGCCTCGGGCGGTGGGAGGCACTCGTCTGTATTCTGCTCTACCCGGTGAGCCTCCTGTTTCACTGAGCGATTACCCCGGTGTTTTTCTCGCGGGCCGCAGATGAACGGGATATGACACTCGACCCGGTCCACTTCGACGGCATCGCGGATCTGGCCCGCCGGATCGAGCAGGACGTGGATGCGAGCGACCACCGCGCGTTCGCAGAGACCGTCTGGAACGAGTTTTTAGACCCGCTCTGGGACGGCAATACGAAAGTCCTCGAACCGCTCGACAAGGTGGCCAGAAAGCGCATTGACATCGCCGATGTCGCTCTCTGTGATGACCGCTTTGAAACGTGCCACGGCATCGACTCTGGCACCATCAACCCGACGACGTTCAAAAACGGGCTGGTCATCGACGTGGCCCAAGCGGCGATGAGTGCGGTTCCCTCTGATTTAGCGCTCCACCGCTCACGGACGATGGTTGCCACCGTTCACACGAACGACACGGCGGGCACGTTCGACGAGGACTGGTCGATGTTCGACGACGGCTACAGTCGCGCTCGGCTGTTCAAAGTCCCGCGCGTGAGTCGCTACGAGGGGGCCGTCGTCCACGCGCTCGCGCTCTATCTCGCAGAGAGCAAACACGCCCTGTTGCAGGCCGACGTGGTCGAAAACCTGCTCGTCCTCGATGGGCCAATCTACCCGAAAGGCCTGTTGAACTGGGAGAATCGGCATCCCGAACTCCGCGAGTTGCTCGTAGAGGACAAGCGACCGCGTGACGTGGTCGAAAACTACGTCCGGTTGGTCGAGCGCTTTGCAAACAGAGAGATTCCGCTCATCGGCTTCGTGAAAAACACCTCGACGAAGGCCATCACGAACGCTGTCCGCGGAAAAGCAGAGGCCCCGTGGGTCAACGACGCCGCCTTCTTCGCAAAAGTGCTCGAACGCCGGGCAGACGACGAGCGCCTGACCGATTGCCTGACATTCACCAATTGGTTCATCTCGCGAGGCGGCGCAGACGAGACGTTTTCGGTGAAAGGCGACGCGCTCGACATCGACCGCGAACTGCCAGCCGAACAGTACGAAGTGACGTTCTTCATCGTCTACGACCCACGCCAAGACCTCGTGTACAAGGTGGAAGCGCCGTACGCGTTCACGAAAGACGAGGAACTGCGAGAGCAGCTCACCATGCAACTGCTCTGTGACGTGGCGCGCAATCGTGGGCCACCAAAGGTCATCGGAAAGGCGGACGAACTCGCGCGCATCAGCCAGCAAGAGAAAGAATCACTCAAACAAAAACTCGAACAGACGTTCCATGCAGACCGTGAGCGCACCTACGACGACGTGCGCTGGGGACTCGATTATTAAGTTTCCGGGTGAACTTTCGACAGTTCGAAATCGACGTCACTCGACGGAAGGCCAAGCCGCGCAAACTGCGTGCGGATGTGGTCGTAGGCATCGCGGATGGCTTGCTCGCGCGTCTCGAAGCCGTGTGGTGAGGGCGCTTCGAAGGCAACGCGGCGTTCTTCGTCGTTGATGGTCTGGACCTGTCCGCCGCTTTCAACCTCGTAGAACGAATCACACACCCAGACGTAGGGCGCGCCGTCGTCCGGCGCACCGCGGTAGGTTGGCGGGCGCTCGCCGCGCTCGTACAGCGTCCCGGTCAGCGTCGTCCCACCGGCGTGGCCACGAATAAGCAGCATAGGATATGTTTGGTTCGCTGAACATATACGATTGGCTGTACCTCTAGGAAGTAATGAATTGGATTGTTGAGCAGTTAGCACGGCACACGGCGAGCGCGTCGTGGGAAACGGATTTGTGGGAATGGTGTGATTGGGGCATATGACCGACCTCGGTGACTTCAACGATTTCGACCCCGACGACGGGGACGTTGAAGCGACAACCGCGACGGAGAGCGATTTTGAGCCCGTGACCGTAGAGGGCGTGGGACCAGACCGCGGCATTGGCACGCTCGCTGTCTCCGCTGGCCTCTCGATTGGCGAAGACCGCGACGAGACGTGTCTCAGAGCCTACGTGACCGCGAAAAACCGCTCTGACGTGCGTATTGGAAAATATCTCCTCATCTCCTATCCCGACGGCGAGAGCCTCTTTTGCCGGATTACGACGCTCGAATACGCCCAAGAGTACTACACCGACGACGCCACCGAGATTCACGCCCGCCGCGCGATGCGCTCTTCTGGCATCGACGAACACGACTACAAGTTCATGGCCTCGCTCGAACCCATCGCGGTGCTCTACGAGGACGACGGCGAACTCAAACGCCGGATGACCGACCGCGTCCCGAAGCCAGAAACCGTCGTGCGCGAGGCAACCGACCAGACAGAAATCAAGACCGGCCTCAAGATTCCAGAGGAAGGCGTCTTCCTCGGGCACCTCTCGGTCGGTGGCGAGAAAGTCCGGACGGGCGCAGAGCCACCGACCATCGACTACCGCGTCAAGGACAACTACGAGTCGGGTGACCCGCTCGTGTTTCGCCACACGCTGATTGCGGGTGGGACGGGGTCGGGGAAAACCCACAGCGCGAAAAACGTCCTCAGGCAGTATCTGAGCGAGGCACGCACCTACCCAGTCGAAGCCGGGAGTTCACAGGAGCGCCGGATGGCCGTCGTCCAGTTCGACCCCCAGGACGAGTATGCCCAGATGCACGACGACAACCCGGAGATGACCACGGAGTTCGCTCGGCGGTGTGAACGCGAGAACATCGCCCACGGCGGCCACGAGGACACCATCGCGTTCATCCCGAAAGTCGAGGGGTCGAACTACGCCGCAGACCACCACCGCGCAGAGCAAGTCGAGTTCACCATCCCGTTCTCGCTCGTGCGCAACAACCGCTGGCTCGTCGCGGGCGGGAGTCTCAACGACAACCAGTACAACGCCCTCGACTTCCTCTTAGACCGCTACTTTAGAACCGGCTCTACGCACACCTATCGCGGCTTCCTCTCGTTCCTTGACGACCCCGCCCTGCGCGAGGAACTCGACGAGAGCGGGCGCGTCCACGAGGCCACCTTCGATGCCGTCCACCGCCGGGTGCGCTCCTCGGCGTTCAACAGTGTGTTCGACCAAGACGCAGCGCCGATTACTGAGCAGATTCACCGCCTCGTGCGGGCCGGCGGCCTCACCGTGATTCCGACCTACCACGTCACGAATAGCCGTGCGACCGAAGTCATCGTCCTCGCGGTGGCAAGCCTGCTCATCGACCAGAAACTCTCGAACGACCCGCAGTTCGACCGCATCAAGGAGACGCCGCTCGTCGTCGGGATGGACGAGGCGCACAACTTCCTCGCAGATGCGGAGAGTGCCCAAGCGCGCAAGGTGATAGGCAAGTTCACCGAAGCCGCAAAACAGGGCCGGAAAGAGCGCCTTGGCCTCTTTCTCATCACCCAAGACCCACAGGACATCGCCGAACCGGTGTTCAAGCAGGTGAACACGAAAATCGTGCTGAATCTGGGTGATGTAGACGCCATCAAGAGCGTGAACATCCCCGCGAATTTAGAGAAGAAAGTGCCCTACATGGAGAAAGGCCAGATGGTGATTTACTCGCCGGACAACTCAGAGCCGGTCGAGTTGATCGGGCTCTCTAAATGTCTCACCCGACACGGCCGGGGCGCGTAGGGGTAACGAGTCTTTTTGACGGCTGGGGACGTATCAGATGCTATGGGAAAGCGCCTGCTGATTCCGATGGACGGCTCAGAGCAAGCCGTCCACGCGCTCCAGTTCGGCCTCAAAGAGTTTCCGAGTTCGGACATCACCATCCTCCACGTCATCAACCCAATGGACACCGGCTTTAGCCCGCAGGCGTCGCTCCCCGGCTACGCAGAGGAGTGGTACAAAAACGCAGAAGAGAACGCAGCTGAGATTTTCACAGAGGCGGACGATATCGCAGGCGAGTTCGACCGCGGCGTCGATACCGAACAGGTCGTCGGACGGCCAGCCCGTGAAATCGTCACGTACGCGAAGGACAACGACGTCGACCAAATCGTGATGGGAAGTCACGGGAGAACGGGTGTTTCGCGCATTCTCCTCGGGAGCGTCGCTAAAAACGTCGTCAAACGGTCGCCAATTCCGGTGACCGTGGTTCGCTAAAAAGAGGGAGTTACATCCCGATTTTTTGCAGGTCGTCCGGGAGGACGCCGAGCTGTTGGGCGTAGTTTAAGCTGTCGTCGATGACCCAGAACTCTGCGAGTTTGCCGTCTTTGATGCGGTGGAACGCCACGCCCGACGAGCGGTAGTGCTTGCCGGTCGGGTCGATGCCCGCGAGTTCACCACGGGTGAGTTCGCCCGTGAACGTGCCTTCTTCCATGAAGCGAAGGACGACAACGTCGTCTTCTGCGATGAGTTCTTTGGCGTCAACGGTGAAGTCGGGGAAGGCCGTCCGCCACGCTTCGACGTGCTTTTGGAAGCCCTGTGGCCCGGTTGCGACCGTGTTGCCGTCGTCGTCAAGGACGCGGATGTCGTCGTGGGCGAGTTGCGAAAGCGACTCGAAGTTCCCTTCGTTCCAGCACTCTTTGAGCGTGCGCTCTACGATTTGTTTGTTCTGTGCGGCTGTTGAAACTGCCATATTGTCCCTCCAATCGTCTCTCTGGCGTGCCCCGCCCGCAGAGACGTATAGGTAGTTCGTCGGCTGAGACGATAGCCGTAATTCAAGGGTTTGGGAGGGTCTGTGCGGCTTGCAGGATGGATTTGCGGTAGAGCGGTCGCTGTGCAGTTGGCGTCAAGCACTCTAATCGAACGCGCCAGCGGCGCGTTCGGCTTTTTCATGCAAGTTTTTGCCAGCGGGGGTTGCGAAGCAACCCCCCGCCGGAAAAAGTTGCTAGAAGATATTCGCCTGCTGATACACACTAATCCCGGTGCCCGTAATCTCGTAGGGTTTGGTCTCCCGGGAGTGGTTCGCGTTACGGATTTTCTGGATTTCGACGGCCAGTCGCGTTTCGCGGAAATCAGAGGGGCGGACGTACTGGAGGATGAACACGGCGTCGGTGAGGTACTCAACAATCCCGTGGCGCGAAGCGTAGGGATTGTCGTCGCTGGCTTCGCTCGTGAGCATCGTCGTGATACCGGCTTGCTTGAGCGCGCGGGTGAAGTTGAAAATCTCGGTGCGGCGCTTTGCCTGCTGGTCGTACATCATTTCGAGCAAGGAGACGGAGTCGAGGACGAACCGCGACGCGCCGAACTCGGAGATGAGTTCAGGGAGTTCAGACCGGATGTTGTCGAGGCTGTTTGCCATCTCGACGGGGTCTAAGTCGATGACGGCGAGTTGGTCGTTTTCGATGTAGGTGTCGAAATCGTAGCCTTTCTCGACCGCGGTGTTGATGACCTGTTCTTGGCTCTCTTCTAAGGTGATGTAGATGGCTTTTTCGTCGTTTTCGAGGGCGTGGTGGAGAAACTGGAGCGCGAACGTGGTTTTGCCCGTCCCGGCGCTCCCGATGGCGACCATCAGCGAGCTTTCGGGAACCCCGCCTTGAATCATGTCGTCTAAGCCGAGAATCCCGATGTCGATACGCGGGATGTTCGAGTCGAGCGCCTCGTCATCGAAGTTTGCGTTGCCACCCGAGCCGCTGGGGCCAGGGGCGTTTCCGAAGGCGCTTGCAAAGTCGTCATCGAACAGCGAGTCGTCGTCAAGCCCGAACGAGTCGTCACCGCCCATCCCGAAGTCGGCGTCACTGCCCATGCCAAACTCGCCGTCTCCACGTTCATCCATGCCGAACGCGGCTGCGTCATCAAAGCCGTCACCGTCGGCTGGGTCCGCGTCTTGTGGGTGGTCGAGTTGCTCGCTCGATGCGTCTGCGGTCGAATCTGCGTCAGTGTCGTCGCCTGCGTCGTCCGAGAGGCCGCGTTCGAACCAGTCGTCACCCTTGTCAGTCGGCTGTTCGTCCTCGCTCACGAACACCACCTCATGACTGGCCGCTGAGACATACGCTGACCTCGCGCCGATGCCTGATTAATGTTGCCCGAACGTGGGCAGATTTTTACACCGCCAGACGAATCGCCACACATGAGAGTCGGTATCGTCGGCCAGCGCGGAAATCCACGGGCGGCGTCGCTCACCGACGAGATTCGCGAGAGTCTCCTCGCTGAGGGCGTGGACGTCTGGATTGACGAGGAGATGGCCACAGCCCTCGACATCGAAGGCCACGACATTCCGTCGATGAACGAGTGTGACCTCGTCGTGAGCATCGGCGGTGACGGCACGTTTCTGTTCGCCGCCCGCGGTGCTGAGGCCACCCCCGTCATGGGCGTGAATCTCGGGGAAGTGGGCTTTCTCAACGCGGTTTCGCCCGAGGAAGCGGTCGAGGCCGTGTCGAAAGAGGTCGCGCACTTCCGCGAGGCGGGCGAGATTCGTACGCGGTCGATTCCACGCTTACAAGCCGAAGGCGACGGCTGGGAACTCCCGCCTGCGCTCAACGAAATCGTCATCCAAGGCGACCAACGCGGCCACGGACAGGGGCTCAGC encodes:
- a CDS encoding NAD(+)/NADH kinase, yielding MRVGIVGQRGNPRAASLTDEIRESLLAEGVDVWIDEEMATALDIEGHDIPSMNECDLVVSIGGDGTFLFAARGAEATPVMGVNLGEVGFLNAVSPEEAVEAVSKEVAHFREAGEIRTRSIPRLQAEGDGWELPPALNEIVIQGDQRGHGQGLSIEVRIDGALYSGGHADGVLIATPTGSTAYNLSEGGPLIHPSVPSLVVTEMCATESMPPLVTGVESEIVIRVADADTAVVISDGRTKEYVTPPAEIRVSVAAVSMHVAGPPLDFFKALGKLD